The Pseudonocardia sp. HH130630-07 DNA window GCACCACGGGCAGAACGCGCCGCTGCCGTCCGGCGCCGTCCGGCCGCACCGTGGGCACGGCGCGGCCGCCTTCCCGGGCGCGGGCACGGGTCAGGCGATCCGGGGTGCGCTGCCGTCGTCGGTGACCACGTCGCGGCCCGACGCCGACCACTCCTGCATGCCGCCCGCGACGTTCACCGCCGGGAAGCCCTGCTGGGCCAGGTAGGCCACGACCCGGGCGGACCGGCCGCCGGAGCGGCAGACGACGTAGAGCGGGTCGTCGCCGGGGATCTCCCCGGTCCGGCCGGCGAGCTCCGACATCGGCAGGTGCCGGGCCGCCGGGGCGTGCCCGGCGGTCCACTCGTCGAGCTCCCGGACGTCCAGCATCGGGGCGTCGGCGGGGACGTCGGACACGCTCACGGTGGGCACCTGGTCGGACATGCCGCCATCCTGCCACGCACCACCGTGAACACCGGGTGAGCCGGATCCCGCCGCACGGGTGCCGTCGCTCAGTACCGCCCGTCGCGGTAGTAGAGCGAGCCGTGCGGGACCGTCACCTCGTTCGGGTCCGGCGGCGGCTCCATGCGGTGCCCGCCGGTGACCGGGACCTGGTGCCGGTGCCCGCCCCGTACCGGGCCGGGCTCGCCGCCGTATCCGGGCCCGTACTCGCCGCCGCGCGCCATGCGGTGCGGCGTCGGCCGGGCCGGACGGCCGGAGGGCCCGACCGCGGGCTGGGTCCCGGTCAGCCCGGTGTTGCCGAACAGCTCACCGGCCTGGTTGCTGGTCCGGGGCCGCGGGGACGGGCGGCCGTCCGGGCGCGGGGGCCGCGGCTCGCGCTCGGCGAGCGCGTGCGCACCCGACCGGACCGCGCCGGACGCGGGCGCCGCGACCGGCTCCGGTGCGGCCGGCTCGGTCTCTGCGGACTGCGCGGTGGACCGGACGGCACCGGCTCCGGTCAGCGACCGGACCTCCATCTCGGCGTAGCGGGCGGCGTTGAACCGCTCGCGGCCGCCGAGGAAGGTGCCGACGATGCCGAGCAGGAACGACGCCGGGATCGACACGAGTCCCGGGTTCGACAGCGGGAAGATCGCGAAGTCCAGGTCCGGCGCCATCGACGTCGGCGACCCGGAGACCGCCGGCGACACGACGATCAGCGCCACGCAGATGAGCACGCCGCCGTAGATGCTGCACAGCGCACCGGTGGTGTTGAACCGCTTCCAGAACAGCGAGAACAGGATCGTCGGCAGGTTCGCGGAGGCGGCGACGGCGAACGCCAGCGCCACCAGGAACGCGACGTTCTGCCCGTTGGCGAGGATCCCGCCGCCGATGGCGACCAGACCGATCACCAGCGCCGTGGTGCGGGCGACCTTGACCTCGGAGTCCGGCGACGCGGTCCCGCGGCGGAGCACGTTGGCGTAGACGTCGTGCGCGAACGACGCCGACGCCGTGATCGTCAGCCCGGCGACGACCGCGAGGATCGTCGCGAACGCCACCGCGGAGATGAGCCCGAGCATGATCTCGCCGCCGAGCGCGTACGCCAGCAGCGGAGCCGCGTCGTTCTGGTTCGCCCGGGTGATCGTCCCCGGCGGCAGCAGCGCCATCGCGCCGTAGCCGAGGACCAGCGTGAACAGGTAGAAGATGCCGATCAGCCAGATCGCCCACACCACCGAGCGCCGGGCCTCCTTGGCCGAGGGCACGGTGTAGAAGCGCATCAGGATGTGCGGCAGACCGGCCGTGCCGAGCACCAGCGCGAGGCCGAGCGAGATGAAGTCGATCTTGTTCGTGTACTGCAGGCCCGGGTTGAGCAGCGCCTCCCCGTGCTCGGAGTTCTCGGTCGCCTGCTCCAGGACGGCCGACAGGTTGAACCCGTACCGCCCCAGCACCCAGGTCGTCAGCACCGCGGCGCCGACGAGCAGCAGACCGGCCTTGATGATCTGCACCCAGGTGGTGCCCTTCATGCCGCCGAACAGCACGTAGAACACCATCAGGCCGCCGACGACGACGATCACCATCGCCTGGGAGAACGAGTCGTCCTTCGGGATCTGCAGCAGCAGCGAGATCAGTCCGCCGGCGCCCGCCATCTGCGCGATGAGATAGAACAGCGACACGATCAGGGTGGACGTCGCGGCCGCTGCCCGGACCGGGCGCTGCCGCATCCGGAAGGCGAGGACGTCGCCCATGGTGAACCGGCCGGTGTTCCGCAGCAGCTCGGCGACGAGCAGCAGGGCCATCAGCCAGCCGACCAGGAAGCCGATCGAGTACAGGAAGCCGTCGTAGCCGTAGAGCGCGATCGCGCCGGCGATGCCGAGGAACGACGCCGCGGACAGGAAGTCCCCCGCGATGGCGGTGCCGTTCTGCGGGCCGGTGAAGGCGTGCCCACCGGTGTAGTAGTCCGACCGCGTCGCGTTCGTGCGGCTGACCCGCAGCACGATCATCAGCGTCACGATCACGAAGAGCAGGAAGAACCCGAGGTTCGCGGTGACGGAGCCGACCGACTCCGCCTGCGCGAGGACCGGCCCGGTCATGCGCGCACCTCCCGGCTCTGCTCGACGCGGGCGCGCAGCTCGGCGGCCGGGCCGTCGATCTCGCGCTCGGCGAACTTCACGTACAGCGTCGTGATGACGAACGTGCTGACGAACTGCCCGAGGCCGACCAGCAGGCCGACGGTGATCGTCCCGGTGACCCGGATGGACATGAACTCGGGGGCGTAGCTGGCGAGGCCGACGTAGGCGAGGTACCAGGCGAGGAAGATCACCGTCATCGGGAACACGTAGCGGCGGAGCCGGCCACGGAACGCCCTGAACTCGGGACTGGCCTGGACCTGCTGGTAGATGGTGCCGGCCGAGCGCTCAGCGGGGGTGCTCATCGCGCCGTTCACCGGTCCTTTCACATCGCTGGGGGCGGGGAGCCGGGCGCGGGGCGGCCCGCAGGGGGCCTCGCCGCGCAGGAATTCGCTTCACGACCACAACGAGGACGGCTCGCCGCGGGGAACGTCACCCGGGACCGAAACGGCGGAATCACCCGATCCGACCTGACCCACCGTCCGGTCGACTACCCAGCGTCACACCGATGGCCGACGTTCAGGTGCGATCGTCCAGCCGATCGCGCATCAGGCCCAGCCGTTCGGGGGCATGCAGCCGAAGCAGCACCTGGTCGGCATCAGCCGGTCGCCGCGAACGGGTGAGCAGGGAGACCACCATCGCCGTGAGGAAGGCCAGCGGCACGCTGACGATCGCCGGCCGGTAGAGCAGGACGCCGACCGCACCGCCGTCGCCGCCGGGGAAGAACGCCGCCGCCCCGGCGAGCGCCGCGATCACCGCACCGGCCGAGGCCAGACCGCCCACGACGACGCCCGCGATCGCTCCGGTCGAGGTCAGCCCGCGCCACCAGATCCCGAGCACGAGCAGCGGGCAGAACGTCGAGGCCGCCACCGCGAACACCAGCGCGACGGCCTCGGCGAAGTTCAGCCCGGTCGGGGCCAGCGCGACGACCGTCGGCGGCACCCCGGCCAGCACCGTGGCCAGCGGGAACTTCCGGCTCATCCGCCCCTTGCCGCCGAACATGTCGGTCGAGACCACGCTCGCCATGCTCACCAGCAGCCCGGACGCCGTGGACAGGAACGCCGCCCACGCCCCGGCGGCGACCAGGCCGCCCACCAGCACACCGAGCACACCGCTGCCCAGCAGCGCGGTCGGCAGCAGCAGGACGGCGGCGTCGCTGCGCCCGGTCACCAACAGCTGCGGGGTGTAGATCCGGGACAGCACCCCCATCAGCGTCACCAGGATGTAGAAGCCGCCGAGCATCCCGAGCACGAGGACGGCGGTCCGCCGGGCCGCCCGTCCGTCGGAGTTGGTGTAGAAGCGGCCGAGCACGTGCGGCAGGCCCATCGTCCCGAGGAACGTCGCCACGATCAGCGAGTACGTCGCCAGCACCTGGTGGTCCCCGACACCGCCGAAGGGCCGCAGCCAGCTCTCGTCCTCCGCGGTCGAGCCGCTGGTCACCGGCACCGGCTCACCGGCGGCGAAGTCCAGCTCGGAGCCGGGCGCGACGGTGTGCACCGATCCCGCCGCCCACCGGAGCGGGCCGTCGACCCGCTGGCCGTCGACCGTGCCGCGGGCCGTCACCTCGACCGGGAGCCGCACGTCGAGGGTGACCGGGGTCGTCACCTCGACCGTCGTCGCCTCGCGGAACGACGGCGGCTGGTCCCGGGCGAAGGAGTGGCCGTCGCCCAACCACACCGTCAGCCCGATGACGACCGGGACGGCCAGCGCCGTCAGCTTGAACCAGTACTGGAACGCCTGCACGAACGTCACCGACCGCATGCCGCCCAGCGCGACCGTGGCCAGCACGATCGCCCCGGCCGCGGCGGAGCCGATCCAGTCCGGCAGGCCGGTGACCGTGGCCAGGGTCAGCCCGGCGCCCTGGATCTGCGGCAGGAGGTAGAGCCAGCAGATGACGACGACGATCACCGTGCACGCCCGGCGCAGCGCCGGGGAGGCCAATCGGGCGTCGGCGAAGTCCGGGACGGTGTAGGCGCCGGAGCGGCGCAACGGCGCCGCGACGAACAGCAGCAGGAACAGGTAGCCCGCGGTGTACCCGACCGCGTACCAGAGCGCGTCGACGCCCTCCATCAGGATCAGCCCGGCGATACCGAGGAACGACGCGGCGGACAGGTACTCGCCGGAGATCGCACCGGCGTTCAGCCGGGACGGCACCGACCGGGAGGCGACCAGGAAGTCCGAGGTCAACCGGGTGCGGTGGGCGATCGACCCGATCACCGCCGAGGTGACGGCGACGATCACGATCGCGATCAGGGAGACGATCCCGGTGGGGGTCATCGATCGGCCACGGCGTCGGCGAACTCCTGCTCGGCGCGCTCGGCCGACCGGACGTGCCACCAGCCCAGCCCGAACAGGAACGGGTAGACCAGGAAGCCCAGCAGCAGCCACGGCAGCCGGATCCCCAGGATCTCGATCGCGCTCATGGCCGGCACCGCCACGAACAGGGCCGGGAGCATGCCGAGGCCGAGCAGGGCGACCAGGCCGACCCGCGCGGTCAGGAACAGCTGGGTACGGACCAGGGAGTTCCGCAGCACGGTGCCGACGGCGCCCGGGTCCTGCACGTCGGACAGACCGCGGGAGGAGTGCGTGGTGGAGCGGCGCTCGGACAGCACGATCCGCACCCGGCCGGCGTCGGGGGTGTCCTCGGCGGCGCCCTCGGTGACGGTGGCCGGGACGGCCGGCGCGCCGGCGAACCGGCGGGGCCGGGCACCCGCACCGGTGACCGCGGGCGCCGTGGCGGTCGGTGCGGTGGCCGACACCGCGGGCGACGGCTCGGGCACGGGGGCCGGGGCGACCGGGTCGTCGAGGTCGGGGGCACGCCAGATGACCTCGGTGCGTTCGGTCGCGTGGCCGCGCAGGTCGTCGTCCGGGGCCGGGGCGTCGAGCGGCTCGGGGTCGGCGAGCGGGTCGGCGGCGGGCTCGGCCGGAGGCGCGACGGCGGCCGGTCCGGGGATCGAGATCGCCGACTCGATCGTGGTCCTGGGGGGCGCCGCCGCCGGTGCGGACGCCGCCGCCGGGGTGCTCCGCCGACCGGCCGCGGTCCAGCGGGTCGGGACCGGGCGGGTCTCCGGGTGAGCGTCGGCCGGTTCGGCGGCGGGCGGGGCACCCGCGTGCAGCGCCTCCGGGTCGGGGGTCCAGCCGGTGTTCCAGGACGAGGTCGTCGCGCCCGGTACCCGGCGGGGCAGACCGGCGCCGCCCTCGCTCGGGGGCCACTGCTTGCCGCCGTCCCGCAGGCCGTCCGGGGCGTAGGGGTCCGGGACGCGGGTGGAGCGCGGCCGCGGGCCGGCGGGCCGGGCCGCGCTTCCGGTGCTGCCGCCCGAACCGTTCGTACCGCTGCCGGGACCGTCGCCCGGGCCGTTCGCGCCGCCGGCGGCGCCGTTCGGGCTGCCGCCGTTGCTGCTGTTCGCGGCGTCATCGATGCTGCCGTCCGTGGTGCCGGTGGCGCTGCCGTTCGAGCTGCCACCGGCGCGGTCACCGCCGGTCGAGCCGTACGGGTCGTCGCCGGTGCTACCCACCGGGCGGCGGCCTGCGGCGTCACCCGGGCCGACCGTGCTGTCCTCGGGGCCGGCACCGGTGCTGCTGTCGGTACTGCTGTCGGTACTGCCGTCCGTGCCGCGGCCGGGATCGGCCGGAGCGGGGTCCGTGCCGGACGGCTCCACCCTGGCGTGCCGCCCGGACTCACCGGCCCGGCCCGCGACCCGGCGGGCGATCTCCTGCTGCAGCCACTGCGCGCCGTCGGCGCCCGGCGCGTCCGCCCGGCGCGCGCGGCGGCCGGACGGTTCGTCGTCGGTGTCGTCGGTGTCGTCCGCCGGGCCGCCTGCGGG harbors:
- a CDS encoding rhodanese-like domain-containing protein, encoding MSDQVPTVSVSDVPADAPMLDVRELDEWTAGHAPAARHLPMSELAGRTGEIPGDDPLYVVCRSGGRSARVVAYLAQQGFPAVNVAGGMQEWSASGRDVVTDDGSAPRIA
- a CDS encoding DUF485 domain-containing protein, producing MSTPAERSAGTIYQQVQASPEFRAFRGRLRRYVFPMTVIFLAWYLAYVGLASYAPEFMSIRVTGTITVGLLVGLGQFVSTFVITTLYVKFAEREIDGPAAELRARVEQSREVRA
- a CDS encoding sodium/solute symporter; this encodes MTPTGIVSLIAIVIVAVTSAVIGSIAHRTRLTSDFLVASRSVPSRLNAGAISGEYLSAASFLGIAGLILMEGVDALWYAVGYTAGYLFLLLFVAAPLRRSGAYTVPDFADARLASPALRRACTVIVVVICWLYLLPQIQGAGLTLATVTGLPDWIGSAAAGAIVLATVALGGMRSVTFVQAFQYWFKLTALAVPVVIGLTVWLGDGHSFARDQPPSFREATTVEVTTPVTLDVRLPVEVTARGTVDGQRVDGPLRWAAGSVHTVAPGSELDFAAGEPVPVTSGSTAEDESWLRPFGGVGDHQVLATYSLIVATFLGTMGLPHVLGRFYTNSDGRAARRTAVLVLGMLGGFYILVTLMGVLSRIYTPQLLVTGRSDAAVLLLPTALLGSGVLGVLVGGLVAAGAWAAFLSTASGLLVSMASVVSTDMFGGKGRMSRKFPLATVLAGVPPTVVALAPTGLNFAEAVALVFAVAASTFCPLLVLGIWWRGLTSTGAIAGVVVGGLASAGAVIAALAGAAAFFPGGDGGAVGVLLYRPAIVSVPLAFLTAMVVSLLTRSRRPADADQVLLRLHAPERLGLMRDRLDDRT